The genomic window GCGCGGATACGCGTACAAGGAGATCGCCAAGCAGCTCTTCATCTCCGTGAAGACGGTCGAATCGCATGTGTCGGCGGTGCTGCGCAAGCTCCAGCTGTCGAACCGGCACGAGCTGACGCGCTGGGCGACGGCGCGCCGGCTCGTCTGAGGGACTTCAGGCGACCCGGGTCGCGCCGGCGAACGGCATCTGGTCGATCGGTGCGACGCGGACCGGTGCGCCGGGCCGCGGGGCGTGGATCATCTGCCCGGCACCGATGTAGAGCCCCACGTGCGAGACGCCGGAGTAGAAGAAGACCAGGTCCCCGGGAGCGAGCTGGGAACGGGGGACACTGCGGCCCGCGTTGATCTGCGTGTACGTCGTCCGGGGCAGGGACACCCCTGCCGAGCGCCAGGCGGCCTGGGTCAGCCCGGAGCAGTCGTACGAGGACGGCCCGGTCGCGCCCCACACGTACGGCTTCCCGAGCGCCCCGTAGGCGTACGCGACGGCCTGCGCGGCACGGGGGTTGGGCGCGGGGACCGGCGTCCCGGGGACGCCGGTGCGGCCGGCGTCGCGAGCGGCCCGGGAGCCCGAGGTCCCGTCCTGGGCGGCGTACGCGGTGCGCTGATCGGCGGTGAGCTGTGCCAGGACCGCCTCCGCGGCGGCGAGTTTGCGCCGTACCGTCGTGCGGTGCCGGGCCAGTTCCGCCTGGTGCGCCTGAAGTTCGGCCAGCCGCTCGCCCGCCTCCGAGCGCAGCTGGGCCAGCTCCCGCGCCTGCTGCTGGATCCCGGAGAGCGTGGCCGCCTGCCGGGCCCCGGCCCGCTCGACCAGCTCCGCCCCGGCCAGATAGCTCTCGGGGTCGGCGGCGAGGGCGAGCTGCACGGCGGGGTCGAGACCGCCGGCGCGGTACTGCGCGGTGGCTATCGAACCCAGCGCGTTGCGGGAGGCGTTGAGCCGTTCCGTACGCCGCGCCGCCTCGTCGCGCAGCTCCTCCGCCGCCTTCCGGGCCCGGCCGACGGCCTCCTTGGCACCGTTGTACTTCTCGGTGGCCTCCTCCGCCTCCCGGTACAGCTTGTCGGCCTTCGATTTCAGCTGCTCGGGGGTGGGGCGCGGCTCGGCGTGCCCGGAGCCGTCGAAGGCGGTGGCGGTCGCGGCACCGGCCAGCGCGAGGGTGACGGCGGTGCGTCCGGCCGAGCCGAACGTGCGCTGCTGCTTGGGTCTGCGGTGCGCTGCCACGAGGGGCCAGTCCTTCCGGAGTCCGGCAGGTGGGTCGTGCGGTACGGTCCGGCGGCGGACCGCCCAGGGGAGACGGACCGCCGCCGGATCCATCGGCGTGGTGGCCGGCCGTTCCGCCCGGGTGCGTGGCGGCGGTGGGGAGTCGGTCACCTGGGGGAGGACGCTAAACCTGCCGGGCGGGGCGAGGTGCCGGCATGACCGTTATTGGCGGGAGTCGGACCGCCGGGGTCGCTTTCGGACCGTACGGCTAGGCTCCGGTGCCATGGACGTACTCATCAATGTCTTTGTCGCCCTGCACATCATCGGTATCGCGTCCCTGCTCGGCGGCTTCCTGACCCAGATGAAGGCGATGGGCGAGGGCACGGCGCGCTTCACGCCCGCGATGCTGCACGGTGCGCTGACCATGCTGGTCACGGGCGTGGCGCTGGTGGGGCTCAACCAGGCGGACGAGCAGGCGGTGAACAACCTGAAGGTCGGGATCAAGCTGGCGGTGCTGGTGGTGATCCTCGCCCTGGTCTACGTCAAGCGGGACGAGGAGACGGTGGGTAAGGGCGCGTTCGCGACGGTGGGCGGCCTGACGCTGGCGAACATCTTCATCGCGACCTTGTGGACGTGATACCCGGCCGGGGGTCCGGGGGTTGTCCCCCGGGGGTTGCAGCATCGCGACCTTGTGGACGTGACTGACCCCCGGCCGCGAGCGGCCGGGGGTCAGTCACGCGTCTCGTGCACGACAGGGCGTCAGGCCGGTCGGACGCTCCCGTAGATCGGCATGTAGTAGATCGACTCCTCGCGGACGTTCGTGCCCGGCTTCGGTGCGTGGATCATCTTGCCGCCGCCTATGTAGATGCCGACGTGGCTGATGTCGTCGTAGAAGAAGACCAGGTCACCGGGGAGCAGATCCGCCGTCGCGACGCGCGTGCCGACCTCGACCTGGTCCCACGTGGTGCGGGGCAGCTCGACGCCGGCCGCCTTCCACGCGGCCTGGGTGAGGCCTGAGCAGTCGAACGAGCTGGGGCCGGTCGCGCCCCAGACGTACGGCTTGCCGATCTGGGCGCGGGCGAAGGCGAGGACCTTCTCGGCCTTGGCGGCGTAGGTGCCGGAGCCGGTCGAGCTGCCGGTGCCGGTGTCGGCACCCGAGCCGGTCCCGGACCCGGCGCTCTCCTGCTGCTGCGCCTGCTCCTGCGCCCGGCGTTCGGCCTCCGCCTTGGCTTTCGCCTCCGCCTCGGCCTTGGCCCTCTCCTCGGCCTTGCGGCGGGCCTCTTCGGCTTTCTTCCGCTCCAGCTCCGCGAGCCGCGCCTTCTCCTCGGCCGTCAGCTCCGTCAGCAGCTTCCGCGCCTCGGCGAGCTTCTTCTGGACGGTCTCCTTGCTGGTGCGCAGCGACTGCTGCGAGGCGGTCAGCGTCTCCAGGCTCTCGGTCGCCTTGGCGCGCTGCTTCGCGGCCGCCGCCTGCTGCTTCTCGAAGTCGGCGACGGCGCCCCGCTGCTCGTCGGAGAGCCGGTCCATCAGATGGGTCTGGTCGAAGTACGCCTGCGGGCTGTCGGCGAAGAGCAGCGCCGCGGTCGGCGTGACCGCACCGGTCCGGTACTGGGCCGCCGCGTACGAACCGAGCGTGCGGCGCGCCTCGTTCAGCGACTCCGTGCGCTTGGCGACGTCGTCCAGGATCCGGCCCACCTCGCGGCGCTGCTGCGAGGTCTCCTCTTTGGCCTTGTTGTACTGCTGGGTCGCGCTGCCCGCCTGCCGGTAGAGGTCGTCGACCTTCTTCTGGACCTCTTCGATGCTGGGCCTCGGCTCGGCCTGGGCGCTCTGGGTGGAGAGAAGAGTCACGCCCGCGAGGGCGGCCGTCGTGAACCCGACGGCGGGGGACTTCGTACGGGGACGTGTACGGGTGCGCGTCTTGCGATGCGACGCCAAGGCCGCCATCTCCTTCCGTTGACCGCCTACCGGGTTAGCTGTCGGGTTCGGACGGAACGGAAGGCTGTCCTACGGGCCGAGTTGAGTTTGGCCCGATTCACCCCAGTTGTGCATGGTGGGTC from Streptomyces formicae includes these protein-coding regions:
- a CDS encoding C40 family peptidase; the protein is MAALASHRKTRTRTRPRTKSPAVGFTTAALAGVTLLSTQSAQAEPRPSIEEVQKKVDDLYRQAGSATQQYNKAKEETSQQRREVGRILDDVAKRTESLNEARRTLGSYAAAQYRTGAVTPTAALLFADSPQAYFDQTHLMDRLSDEQRGAVADFEKQQAAAAKQRAKATESLETLTASQQSLRTSKETVQKKLAEARKLLTELTAEEKARLAELERKKAEEARRKAEERAKAEAEAKAKAEAERRAQEQAQQQESAGSGTGSGADTGTGSSTGSGTYAAKAEKVLAFARAQIGKPYVWGATGPSSFDCSGLTQAAWKAAGVELPRTTWDQVEVGTRVATADLLPGDLVFFYDDISHVGIYIGGGKMIHAPKPGTNVREESIYYMPIYGSVRPA
- a CDS encoding C40 family peptidase yields the protein MAAHRRPKQQRTFGSAGRTAVTLALAGAATATAFDGSGHAEPRPTPEQLKSKADKLYREAEEATEKYNGAKEAVGRARKAAEELRDEAARRTERLNASRNALGSIATAQYRAGGLDPAVQLALAADPESYLAGAELVERAGARQAATLSGIQQQARELAQLRSEAGERLAELQAHQAELARHRTTVRRKLAAAEAVLAQLTADQRTAYAAQDGTSGSRAARDAGRTGVPGTPVPAPNPRAAQAVAYAYGALGKPYVWGATGPSSYDCSGLTQAAWRSAGVSLPRTTYTQINAGRSVPRSQLAPGDLVFFYSGVSHVGLYIGAGQMIHAPRPGAPVRVAPIDQMPFAGATRVA